In the genome of Hydra vulgaris chromosome 06, alternate assembly HydraT2T_AEP, the window AGGAAACAATgcattagtaaataatatttttgataagcAATTGCCATTCATAGGGCAGTCAACTTTTTGCTTGCAGTTACAGTTTTCAGTATTTTTTCTTTGGgaaattaatttgtattaatcaatgcaaaattatggccttttataattctttcaatCTTTTTTGTACAGCTATAGCTTACCttaatagtgtttttgttaaaatgtatgTGCAATTTATTAGAGGGAGGGAAATGTATgtcaactaattttaaaaacgctTTTCCAATATATTggttgaaacatttttgctgtacggagggttgaaccaaattatatttctatttcgcttttttgcaatttttgtttcaaatattagctcgaaatttttaaatccgCTTATTTTAAAAGCATCTTCATACACACGTTtggaagagttaaaaaaattttcattaaaaaagttttgatttagtCTATTCTTAATTGAAACaggtatttgttttaaaattttgatgaagatgCTCTTGAAAAAAGCGGATATGAAAATTTCGagctaaaatttgaaacaaaatttgaaaaaaagcgaaatagaaaatagaaaaataatttgatttaaacctCCGAacagcaaaaatgtttcaacaaataTGGAAAAACTATTGCTCAAGGAATTTCCAAAGCCCTTGATAAATTTCACCTATGGAATTTAATACAAATGATTGTTGCAGATGCCACCAgcattaacactttttttttcacaatttttggaaaaaagaatGGTGTTGTTGTAATATTGCATTGAATGTTCACAGTGAAACACATCAACAAACCTCAGTTTATCAGTTGTCAACACCATATATTAGATAGAATCTTCCGTTTGGTGATGGATGAAGAACTGGGAAATAAAACACAATTGCAGAACATCTAATATCCATTTGTATCTTAACTATTGAAGGAGTACGAACAACTGAAAACACAGTTTGATAACGGAATAGAAGTAATTCTCGAAATATCAGGGTAGAGAGATGAtatgaaatatttctttcatCTCCCTCgagtgttttgattttttgatgaaaaggTACATTTTCCATTGATCAGGTTTCAGAAATTACCTAACATCAGCAATAGGAGGTGGAATTCAAAAGCTATACTAATGATCCTGGCCTCATTTTAATTCCTTCAACAAGGACAGTTCTGCAGTAAGTCGATTTTTATCGTATAGCTGGGCAGACCATTGGTTTAAAGACCAACTGTACAACGAAAATGTCTTGACTGAAGTACTGAATCCATACAAAAAAGGCTTTAAGCTCTTTAAAAAATCACTGGAAGCGAGAGCCATCCATAGTACAGATCCCCAGAAGTAATCAATGTGCAGAGCACGCAATCAAAGTAATGAAGGAAATGTATTCatcatgcaaaaataaagacaaattgcACCTTTTATTCCTTCTATGCAGCAAGCAAGAGCAATTAGCAAAGTCAACGGTCTGAGTCATTGGATTCATCAtggattgaaaatttattttattacatgacATTCCagatatcatattttaaatacatttgaatAGATAGTAGTACTCATGTCAAAATCGATCAATGGCGGggtaaacttttttcaaaagatatGCAAATAATAGATTATTTCATGCTTTTAGGTACAAGTTCATCAAACTACAGTACAAGAGCATGGGGTTGAAAAAAAGGCAtaacccttatatatatatatatatatatatatatatatatatatatatatatatatatatatatatatatatatatataatgtatgtacgcagtaaaaccactgatttaAGAACACCCTAttctatttaaaacaaaaaaacaaaaaaaaattgttaatgaagTCAGGAAAAACAACACAATTCTGATTTGTTACACAGGTgaaattaaatgtttgttttttttaaattttatatctttattcaGATAAgatattattaagatattttatcattattaagagtaacaaaagttttgaactaattattaatttttttttttatttttataaattttagatcaaattttttatttacgtttGCTTTAATATACAATGTTAATACAAATTGCTGccgttaaataaaaattaataagtgtATAGaggaaaaaacttatataatttttaaatcgttGCATTCTAGTCCGAAACTGTCAGATGAATTGGAGCAGATTTGTTAGTCCTTGACCTTGCCTTAAGGCCAAAAATTAAGGCCTTGGCCTTAAAACTTTTGGCCTTGAAATTTTTGGCCTTTGCCTTGATTGTGTTGGCGTTaatcttcataaaaatatataaaatgaaagaattaaaagttttcattctttgtttttatgtatatttattttcagattttatatatatccacaagtatattttcttattgacttCTGACGTTGAATTCTGTGCATAACCGTGATTTAATTACACAACATGTAgttttattgtcacagcacttgctatctacattttgttaataattggccttgtaacttttggccttggtcttgtGACATGTGGTCTTGaccttggccttggccttgctacttttgaccttgttaacaactctgcaTTGGAGAGAATTTTTGACTGTAATGATCTCAAACTGCGTAAGCAAAGAAGAGCtgaatttagtaaaataaaatagagcttaactttaatataagttaaaactttatcGTATCTTTCTCCTGACTTTTTGCTATATTTAGACTTCTGGCTCTATTTGGACATCTTGGCAGATTTTCTAAAGCATTTTTTCCCAAAATTGCGTAGGTTATTATGATGCGTAATGACGAACCCTTCTTTTTACAGTTCATAGCGTGATTAGCGTTAGAAGTTTTTCCACATagacaatttaatattataaattattaataatataataagtttcaaaataatAGTGGCAATCCACtaatatttaactaattattagaagtaaaagttaaaaatatattttggtctactttttttattgtttatatacatgtttacGTTTATAGAAGTTGtttctacttattttatttattgttcttatactttttacttttaattttatatgttggTTTTCTCTAGTATAAAATTCTAATGAGAAGATCTTTCTTCAGACATATTATTTACCTTGCACTTTtgtaaaagttaattattttttttatcttatttttgttaaatgcttttttctgaaagtatcatggtatctgaaagaagattgCAAAGTTCTAAACAACAAGATCTTTGcaatcttctttcagataccatgtttatatttgttatattttctatcattgcaagtttatattattatttttattattggttaTTTAAAGCTGTACAAcaattaacaaatgtaaacctaaagaaaaaaatctggATTGTATCGAGgacataatcattaaaaagaaaattttaaaaaactggtggCACTCTTCCTCATTGATTTCTCAAAACATTTATGAAAACAGTTTTTCTGCAAGACCaagagcaactttaaaaaattattttagtattacaactttattaatatttatttgagtcatttaaataagaaaatctttggTTTGTGTAAGTTTTTACTTGCATTTCTTACGTTTATGCGAATTGCCTTATTTTCATCagattgtatttttaaaagtatttttagaaaGGAGGGGGaaacaaagttttacaaaattatttattaacattattttttaaaaaaaatttttttttaattattcttaatcttacagaagaaattaaaaaaaaaaaagaaatataacgataaaatataaaatataaatttttttatattttattttttatatttaatttatttatttttttctttctttctttctttaaaatataattttaaataaagaaagaaagaaaaagaaaatttaattattatttaaaagattttgtattatCTTACACGGTTTTAAAAGCTATGCtatgtatgatatatattacGGGGCTTAGTGATAAGGCAACTATATTCTTCTTTTTGCTCCtgtcatataaatttttatttatttaaaaaaaaatgcaaaacatttttaaatataataatgtctaTAATTTTTCAAGCATCTTTGAGTTAATTAATTAGTACTTTTTAGTCTGTTTAATCAGGCTAGTAAACCgaggtataatttttttttgttaatgcacAAAGGTTGTCTTTTTGTTGCTGCACACTTTAGTGCACCAACTAAATAATGTTCTGCACTTGGACCATATAAAGTCAAAGCGCAGAGCGTGCACTGCATATAGAATGTTACAGCCGTAACAGTCCGTTAACAGGCTGTTACTACTCCATTAAAGATATCCCTATCTTTACTCCATACACATTGACTAAGTAAGATTTAGGCGTATACACTCCATACACATTGACTAAGTAAGATTTAGGCATAATTGATTTTACAATCAATATGTAGATGCATCAACTAAGGGTTTTAGTTTAGTCAGATACCTTTTAATCAAAAGAAAGTATTTCctcaatttaaaactaaaaaaagaaatgttgcaTCACAAAATCGAGACCCTCCCACTTATAGCAAACTTTCACAAATTCGTCTTCCACTCGCCCTCCTCCCCCAtaaagcgtgacgtaatttatgggcGACCCTTACGctacacaaatttaaaataaaaatgcactTTAACCATAGTCTTagtattaaacatatttatttaaatacttcaaagttttaaatgtaaaaacgtaaaatataatatttttcacatatattaaaaaatttaagttttttaactaaattttagaaaaaacaaaactttatcatgtttttgtaaactaacgttacatgaaaattgcaaaagttctttcagctcttgaaatatatatattttttaaagtataaaatctgaCCAACAACTATTTGAACATGTTAGCTCCATTTTTACGCTAAATTAATTCgcattatgcaaataaattcatggttaaaggtatatatacatataatgtatatatacatataaatatatatatatatatatatacattatatatatatacatatatatatatatacatatatatatatatatatatatatatatatatatatatatatatatatatatatatatatatatacatatatatatatatatatatatatatatatatatatacatatatatatatatatatatatatatatatatatatatatatatatatatatatatatatatatatatatatatatatatatatatatactggggcggatctaggattttatttttttctttagcgaaattttttgtgtatatatcgCCTCACCCCCTCCCAACCAGTCTGACAACCCCATCCCTATTCATGCACAACCACTGACAGATGCCAAAAGAAACGCCCCCTAGCAATTTTTCAATTGTGAATTTTTTTCTCACCTACGTGAGTTCATATTTTCGAAAAATTCTCACTTCACCTTATTTATTATGACTTCCCTCCCTTATTACTTTGCACACAAGAGTTTtaagactaattttttttattatgtttgttaaaaatccTTACTAAATTTGGATCATTATCTTTTCTCTAAAAAGtatctataaatttaaattgaattgaaATTAAACCTCTCATTCTTGAAATCCACAGTGTACACTTCAAAAAGTAATCAAAAGAAttctaatattcaaaattaattttaaaatgattcttATAACCTGAATATTACTTTCTGAACACAAATAGTACAGtcaaatttctatttattaagtataaactAAATTCAGAGTATATGCTGATGTTCCACCTCCACAGTATAAAAGTTGAAAGAGTATCTGTCTACTTGAAAGAGAATTTGTTTAAAGCACATGAACCACGTCAAGGTTCCTTCCTATTTATGTGTAAGATTTTTTATGCAGAACGATTGAAGGCATATGGCAGAAAAATACACCATCAATTAGCAAACTGCTTTTCCCTGCCCATTTTAATTCCTGgataacatataaaatatataatattattagactTTTTGGGGCCCAGGGCTGTTTTAAAGCCCTGGGCCCCAAAAAATGCCTCTTTCCATGATTAAATGCCTCTTTCCatgattaatcaaaaaatttattttcagagtttcttttcaaaatatatttatctagGAACTGAAGCCTCCAAAACTGTGGGGCCCAGGGCTATAGCACTAGCAATGTAACTCCATAAGGAAGCatgcaaatatttataaatattttagaaaatatacatataaataacacaTTTAGATAATGCaatctttaaaatgttattaaaagaaattttttacttactaaaataaattcaaataatactaACAAAACTTTTACAAACAAACATCACAAtcctttagaatttttttttttttaaataaaggtatTTCACATGTAACATATTATGAACAACTGaaccaataaaaaacataaattttagaCAGTGCttaaaacttctaaattttGACACCAACtattaactataatttaaataaaataaggctgattaataaaaagtatatataactGACTGTTACTGCTAGGCATTGAGCTCAAGGCAACATCAATCAGTTGTATTTTTTGTGGATAAAGTGTTgctcaatatatatatgtatatatatatatatatatatatatatatatatatatatatatacacatatatatatatttatatatatctgtatttaTAACTTTCCTCcttctttctctctctctctttatatatatatatatatatatatatatatatatatatatatatatatatatatatatatatataatatatatatatatatatatatatatatatatatatatatatatatgtgtgtgtgtgtatatatatatgtatatatatatatatatatatatatatatatatatatatatatatatatatatatatatatatatgtgtgtgtgtgtatatatatatatatatatatatatatatataaatatatttatatatacatatttatatatatatatgtatatatatatgtatatatatatatatatatatatatatatataatttgtgtTAATTTAGTtgatgaattcaaaaaaaatctacaaaatgAATCAACTATCAACATGTTTTTAAGATCTTGTCAATATGAAACAAAACCTTTGCACATTACATGTGTTGAAAATTCAGTATCTAATCAGCACAATTTTCATTTATGGAGAGGAAAACATTTTTCTGAAATCAAGCGGTTGTTTGATCTGCTTACGAGCTCAGAGTATATAGATTCTCCTTCAGATatgatatttataatttgtCCATGctcaaatttaaatcaaaaagaatttgaatattttttaaagaacatatGCGTTAAGCCTAATATTCTGAATGAATTTGTGTTTCTTGCACAATCTAATAACCATTTAGAGTTTgtaaaaaatgctattttacAAGAGTTTGATTTTGATTCAAATAAGTGCaaattttttagagaaaaatctGTTACTTTAAAATGGTCAGATGTTTCAGCATTTGTCAAGCAATGCAAGAGTGTTCAAACaagtaaaagatatttaataacatcAAGGCAAAAAACTCcagttattgttaaaaatgaaatttctgAAATGTTTCAAAGATATGGTGCCACTATTCTAGCAGCCAACGAATGTGACGAATTATTTTCAGAAACAAGTGAAAATCTGACAAGTTTGTTTAGCGAGCGAATGAAAACCTTCATGCAAGGAAAAGAAGCAACTtggagtttattttttatttcggaTAACATTGGCAAATTGCCTTTTAAAGAAGCTTTACCTAGTGCTCTCATTGAAAGAGATATTgtagatgaaataaaaaacaaaatagaccAACTTGTTACTTGCAAGCATATATGTATTTCTCTAATTGGAGTTGGACATTTACCTGGAACTGGAGCAACTACAGCTTTAATGCATGTATTATGGCAATACAGATCAaattttagatgtttgttgaTTGATGGTCATCGATTAGATGCTAATGGGATTGAGGAAATTGTAAATCACATTTTATCATTTAGGGCATTTGGAGAGAGTGATGACGTTATTAATCGTTTAAACAAAAGTCAAACTTGTCTCCCTCTTCTTATTCTACTTGATAACACAACAACAGAAATTGCTGAAGTTCttcaaagtaaaatacaaaatgaaatatattacagaagaattttatttgaaactacAGTTggtattatactatatatacaaaatagaaaacttGATGTTCGGAATTCTAAAAATCTTAATGAAAAGTTTACTGTTACTGAAAAAGTCAAGTTTGAATACAAACTAAATcaatatgaaaaattaattgaaaaaaaaggtctttttcCTGAAGATATGTtaggttttttaacttttatgaacAGTGATGTTtcaagttattataataattatgtcATTAACATCGTGGATAAAATCATTGATCACCTGGACAATGCTTACCCAACAGAATCAAAACTTCTTTTGTACCTTGCagtctttaaatgttatattgaaGATGGCAATATTCCTTTGTCTCATGCCTATAAAGTTCTTGGAATTGAGTGGCGTATTAAAGATCatgacataaaaaatttcacatGTGAATACTTTCAAATGCTTGTGAAACagtctgaagaaaaaaaacctgGACTaggaatttattttatcttaaaaataactcaTTTACCACTAGCCAagattattttgaaacaaaattaaaaaaaaaaaagcacaacaGTCTTGTCTGTTGTAACTGAGCTCCTGgaaaatgaaacatttataaaaaatcggtttttaaaatcaaagctGATAAAAGATCTATGTATAATGGCTGTTCGAAGACAAAAAAAGACTCATGTGTATAGGATTGAACCCGTCAAGGAACCATTCTCtatgttgattttaaatattagagatGAATGTAATATGAATGAATGTGtttcaatacttaaaaaatttattgatatattgaaaaattcagATGAGGATTTAAGTCATAACATTTCTAACATTTATCAAACACTTTCTAGACTTTATTTAGAAAACAGTTGTTTCGATgacgcaaaaaaaaatgcacagGAAGCAGTTAATGTAAATGGTAATCATTGTGCGTATAATGAATTAGgccaaatatacaaaaaagaattagaaaagaCTTTGAAAGatgatgctaaaaaaaaagagctaGTAGATCTTAAGATTATGTTAGAATTTGCTAGTAAAGCtgtaaaaaatttcacaaaagaACAAATGATTGCTCAAAGAGAATATTGTAAATTATCAACAATGGAAATTTCTAATAAAGATTTATCTGATGAGGATACAATATCATCAAGAATTCCAGGTTATCTTGGCGAAATCTCAGTTATACACATtggtaaaaatatctttatataccttcatcataattatattatctgtatttatttttgttcatttaatttgtatatatttgttaatgcgTTAAAAATGcccaaataatcaaaaaatccTTACCAATTACCATTGAAGTATAGTTATTCTATATTAAACGTCAGTTAAAAGTCTAAACCAGCTACTAccaaaaaacgtaaaaaaaaaattttaaaaaataaataaaactggaATAATTTACTACCAAAAACTGGAATAACTTACTAccaaaggaaattttttttgatagaaaTAGGATTGTACTAAACTTATGTAATTAGGTCTGATTATTGCAATATTAAGAGTATACATCCCTGATGAATGCTgctggtcttttttttttctatcaggCTCTCTCTCTGAAAACTCACTTATTATAGTTCACTACTTAATTCTTTGGATCTGACTACACCACTATTTTTATCATCATTCTGCTTAAGGGTGATTGCAGCATTTGTCAATGTTTGagatttgtatataattttattttttcaattttggaaATCAAATTCAAAGTGGCCAAAATTTGAacttaaaactcaattttaattttgttcaaattttgtcaaattatttttaaattctggcAAGGTTTAACTCGTAACCCTTGGATCATGCTCCTGTGATTAATCCACCAGTTCTTCTTATGggttctttaaaattaaaaatgtgtagAAATAAGTGCGAGAGCAAAAAAAAGCTCTCTTAAAACAAATATGGTGAGCcatcccagctagcacacatacatTGATAAAACGTTAGAACAATGTTGTGCGATGCATTCGCCCAACATTGACCGACAACATTGTGTTTATACCATTTTGATTACAAATGCGAAGTtgccaacaataaaaaaacaacgttggcgCCACATTGTATTTTGCattggcaaaacgttgtattttaagttgatttagtGTTGTATTTTACGTTTGCACAACTtcatatttcattaaatttgtttgttttatattttaatatatatatataaacattaaatattatatatttaaatgcatatatataattgtatatatgtacTTTTACTTACACATTTCAACCATTTTGATGGATCAACATTGCTGAAGATGTTTGATTATACTTATAATTAATGAGCTTGCATCTGATTAGAGTATAGGTTGATCCCTATAtgttggatcaacgttgggtttaaaTTGGAAAAACAACCAACTTTTGCGATGCTTTTCTAAATGTTGGACCAAAGTAATTTTgttaactattattaattatgccgttattaaggtttttaatataaatacaataaaactaACATTGGATCAAGGTTGTATTTGTATTGTAGAAAACAGCTGATGTTGGCGATGTATTTACATACGTTAACCCAACGTTAGTGTGCTAGCTGGGGTGCGAGCTGAGATGCATACAAGAGCTTTTGTCTTTTGCATGAGctattgtttatttctttaaaaaattacttagaaATACAAAGTTTGattttatacttgttacaagcATATGTTTGTACCATTAATGttacaagaatatatacataataagtGTCATTAATTGCGTCATGAAAAAGTTCTTTACAcgagctttgtctttaggtttTCACACTAGTTATCCATTTATTTGTTATCaacattagttaaaaaattttgacaaagaGGTATAAAAGTTTCTACtgctaaaactgttttatattttcttattgcgATAGAATTCAAGAATTATAACTAGTTAAGAATTATAAATTGTACAACAATTAAAAGTTCCACAATAAAagtcaataatatatttaagtaatataatattgacttttatagtaatatataatttattgcatataaacataatgtaaattatgttattgtattttacaaatagagtgctcaatgttcttaaagatcAGAGCAATAATAAGTTagtaaaaaacacttatttaacttttttcttcaactttAAGTTTCACCATTGCTGGATCATCAAGAAGAGAACTCTTCTTGATGATCCAGCAATGGTGAAACTTaaagttgaagaaaaaagttagataagtattttttactaatatatatatatatatatatatatatatatatatatatatatatatatatatctatatatatatatatatatatatatatatatata includes:
- the LOC136081901 gene encoding sterile alpha motif domain-containing protein 9-like, whose protein sequence is MLKNLLCKGEYKLPDDKCKYFLIINSYCTDECCKMSDFSDFNWVKHVNWKAIFDFNPDSACNGILSVLQDPNSVLIPPYRIAVDEFKKNLQNESTINMFLRSCQYETKPLHITCVENSVSNQHNFHLWRGKHFSEIKRLFDLLTSSEYIDSPSDMIFIICPCSNLNQKEFEYFLKNICVKPNILNEFVFLAQSNNHLEFVKNAILQEFDFDSNKCKFFREKSVTLKWSDVSAFVKQCKSVQTSKRYLITSRQKTPVIVKNEISEMFQRYGATILAANECDELFSETSENLTSLFSERMKTFMQGKEATWSLFFISDNIGKLPFKEALPSALIERDIVDEIKNKIDQLVTCKHICISLIGVGHLPGTGATTALMHVLWQYRSNFRCLLIDGHRLDANGIEEIVNHILSFRAFGESDDVINRLNKSQTCLPLLILLDNTTTEIAEVLQSKIQNEIYYRRILFETTVGIILYIQNRKLDVRNSKNLNEKFTVTEKVKFEYKLNQYEKLIEKKGLFPEDMLGFLTFMNSDVSSYYNNYVINIVDKIIDHLDNAYPTESKLLLYLAVFKCYIEDGNIPLSHAYKVLGIEWRIKDHDIKNFTCEYFQMLVKQSEEKKPGLGIYFILKITHLPLAKIILKQN